Genomic window (Subtercola endophyticus):
GTCGCCGCGCTTTTCCCGGGCTACGAGCTGATTCTGTTCTCTGAAGAGGCTGTGAGGCTCGGGGTGGCCCTCATAGCGGCCGCGCACGAAGCCGAACGCGAACCCGTCAGCGACTGGCCGTAAAAATCGGCGGGGCATCCGGAAGGGTGCCCCGCTACTCGCCGTGGAGGTGACATGACAGACGCACGAATGCCCGAACGGTATCTCGTCGACCGACGCGTGAACCGGCTCACTGACGCCGGCTTCAGGGCGTTCGTAACCGCGACGATGTGGAGTGTTTCAAACCGCACAGACGGCCTAATCCACCCGGAGGACTTGCCACTCATCCGAGGTCTGAACCAGAACACTCTCGCCGAGATGCTCGCGGTCGAGTTGTGCACAAGAACTGATGAGGCATGGCTGCTCGTCGACTTCTCCACCACGCAGACGAGCAAGCACGACTTGGAGGTGCTCGACAACATGCGACAGGCGGACCGCGAGAAGAAGCGCCGATCGAGAGCGTCTAAGCGTGAGTCCCCTTCCTTCTCTGACAGTCCCGGGGACGGTACCGGGGACGTGTCCCCAGGACAAGACAGGAGAGGACAGGCAAGGGAATCAGAGGCAACACCGAGCACGAAAAAAGCAGCAATCGAGTGGCCAGTGGCCGAAATAGGGAAGGGCAGGGTGGCGTCGTGAAGACACCAGATCGTGTAGTAACTGAGCTTGATGAAATCCGGCACGCAGTGATGAGGAGCGCCGTGGATATTAGAGACGCTGAGTCTAAGGCTGCCTCTGCTGATGAGGACTTTAGGCGCGAGTGGGCGGTGGCGTATCGACGGGCTGAGGGGTCGGTGAAGGATCGGGAGGCGGTGGCGGATCTGGACACGATGACGCTGCGGAAGGAGAAGAACGCCGCCGCCATCCAGGTGGGATATCTGAAGCGGCGTGCGGCCGATTTGGAGACCGTGCAGACCAATGTGCAGACCCAGGCCCGCATGGTGGATCTGACGTTCCGAGCGCCGAGGGTCTCATGAGTCCGGAGGCGGCTGCGCACACAAGGGAGATGATTCGCCTGATCGCGATGTGCTTCGAGAATCCTGAAGTTGACGTTGCCGAGTTGATGCCGGAGTTGGCCGGGTATGCGATCACCACGCCTGACCCTCCGGTGACGCTCGCGTTCATCGCCGCACTGTCGATCCTGAACTACGCCTCGAATCGGACTGAGTCGCCGATGGATCATGCTGGGGTTCAGGCTTATGTCGAGAACGCGCTCTCAGTGGTCGAGTTCTCGGTCGTCGTGGGCGACGCGCTCGATGGCATGGATGACCAAGACCCCGATTTCGGCGACGACAAGGTCTTGTGACGACGTCGTGACCGATGATGACCGCAGTCGCCTCGAGGTGCTGTTGCAGCCGGATGGGTCGGTGCGTGTGCCGGCCCGGCTCGCTGACTGGTTCCTCGGGGCGGCGGTGCGTGACATCAGGGGCATGCGGCGCCTTGGGCGAGGCGGCGGCCTCGCGGATGACGTGATCGCGACGTTGGAGGCGTTGCAGATCGCGTCGGTCATGAACTATTCGGATGAGGGTTCGGGTAAACGAACCCCTGATCAGGACCCGAATAGTGTCGTTAGTGGTGATGCAACGGGATGGTTGACCTCCGCGGAAGCTGCCGAGTTGTACGGGTGTTCGGCTCGTGCGATTCAGAAAGCTTGCGCGGCGGGTCGACTGTCCGCCCGGAAGACGGGTCACGACTGGTGGATTGCACGCACCGATTTCGATGACTACCGATTCCGGAGAAGCGAACATGACCGACACGATGGTGACCGCGGAGCACGTGAAGCTCGCGGAGAGGGAAGCGGCCGAGGCTGAAGCGCTCGTCGCCAGTCTCGAGCAGGCGGTGATCAACGGTGACGAGTCGGTGACCCCGGAGCAGCTGCAGTCCTCGGAATCGCTGTCGCGGTTCGCGTCGCTCAGAGCCTCTGCAACACGTCTCAGGGCCGAACGCGACCGCATCGCCGCTGAAGTCGCCGCGCGCCGAGATCTTCGTGTCGAGATCGAATCGGCCAGCACAGCCACCGCGACGGAACTCACCCGACTGCTGAAGGCTGTCGAAGACGCCGTCCAGACGTTCGTCGATCGAACCGAGGGCCACGACGAACGCGTTCGCGAGTGGGGCCAGCGTTTGAGGGCCTTGGGAGTCCCGGAGATGGGTCGCCCGTCAGCCGCTCATGAGGGACTCGGGCTGAGCGCAGTCGGTGACATCCTCGCCGGCAATACCCGAGTGCAGCAGATCAACGGCCCACACATTCTGAACCTCATCTTCCGTCACTTCGAAGCAAGCGGCGGCCGGCTCGTGCCCGCCGACCCGCAACGACGGGAGGCAGCGTTCGCGCTGCTTGCCAGCCTCGGCGCAAAGGAGGAGTGACCGTGGCTGACCAGAAGACAGAGGCGTGGGTCAAGACGGCCACACCCGAACAGATCGACACCGCACACCGAGCTGGTGAACTCGAAGCTTTGCTCGGCAGAGACGCAGCGCGGCAGGCCAAGAACCCGACCACCGACGCGGACTATGCAAACTCACTCGGCATCAGCGTCGAGGAATTCGGCCACATCGAAGACGCCGCAGTGCTCGAGAAGATCTCCAACCATCTGACCGCGAAAGGCGTGGTGTAACCATGACCAAGTTGACCGACAGCGTTGCCGAAGAATTCGGCGGAGACATCCCGCCCAGGCCGTCAGCAGCCGAGGATGCCGTGAAGGTCGTCAATACCCTGGTAGATCTTGCCGAGATCATGGACCCGCTGATGTCGTTCCCTCTCAACGGCAAGGTGTACACCCCGCCTCCGATTCTCATCGAAACGGGCGCGAAACTGAACGCCCTCATTCGGGGCGACGACGGCCACGACGAATCAGTGGAAGCGTTGTGGCGGCTTCTGCTCGGCCCGGTGTGGGACGAAATGGTCGCGGATGGGGTTTCGGCCAAGTCAGCCGAACGCGCGTCGCGCTCACGGCCCTCGCTGACTACCAATACGGTCGACAAATGGCCGAGGCGACGTGGGAAGCAGGCGCCGATCCGGTAAAGATCGCTGCGCTCCTCGAAGCCAAGTCACAGCCCGAACCTGCGCCCGCGAATCGTGCTGCACGGCGGGCCAAGCCGAAGGCCGCATGATGCTCGAGTGGAGCATCGACATGAGCGGGCTCGACGCGCTCGACGAACAGATCGCCTCACTCACCCCGATAGCTGTCGGCCGCGGAATGGAACACATCCGCGCAGTCTCAGCACCGCTCGTGCCGGTTCAGACAGGGCACCTTGTCGGCTCAGCGTCCGTCACTGTCGAAGGTGATGAGGCAAAGATCGTCTACCCCGGCCCGTACGCGCGGTATCAGCACTACAAGCTCGGCC
Coding sequences:
- a CDS encoding helix-turn-helix domain-containing protein, with the translated sequence MNYSDEGSGKRTPDQDPNSVVSGDATGWLTSAEAAELYGCSARAIQKACAAGRLSARKTGHDWWIARTDFDDYRFRRSEHDRHDGDRGAREARGEGSGRG
- a CDS encoding DUF7426 family protein, coding for MTKLTDSVAEEFGGDIPPRPSAAEDAVKVVNTLVDLAEIMDPLMSFPLNGKVYTPPPILIETGAKLNALIRGDDGHDESVEALWRLLLGPVWDEMVADGVSAKSAERASRSRPSLTTNTVDKWPRRRGKQAPIR
- a CDS encoding minor capsid protein, encoding MMLEWSIDMSGLDALDEQIASLTPIAVGRGMEHIRAVSAPLVPVQTGHLVGSASVTVEGDEAKIVYPGPYARYQHYKLGLRHTHGQPLFLEQPMFSESEAVMQIMAETLGTAF